CCCAGCCGAATATCTGCGCCCCTTCCAGGCTGCCGGCCTTGATAAGTCGATCCCCTGGTACCAGGTTCGCGGCAATCACGACCATTTCTGGTCAGGAGTTTTCGCCCCAAATGATTACCTTAAACAGACCTTGGTCGGGGAATCCATCCTCAATATTGATGAACAGATAACTTCGGATAAGATTCTTGACACCCGCGGGTACTATATGGGCGTTGTTGACGGTTCGACCCCATATGGGGATGTCATCAAGGCAGGGCCGCAGGCTGATTTCGCCACTCCCCCCACTGTTGCCGCCAACCCTGACCGCCGCCATATTGCCAAGAATGACTGGATAGCCCAATTTTTCAATACCGCTTCAGAACCTGTAGGCCATGGATTCCCGCGGGACAGCGCCCTAACAGGCTTGGCCAATTATACTTTCGAACCCAAAGCCAACCTGCCGATCAGAGTAATCGTTCTTGACGATACCGAAAACGACGACACCGCCTTCGGTACGCGCGCCAACGGCGCCAGCGGCGCCCTTGATGAGGAGCGCTTCGCCTGGCTGGTGAAAGAACTCGACAAAGGCCAGGCCGATGGCAAGCTGATGATCATTGCCGCCCATGTTCCCATCGGGATAGGACCGATGTGGGACACCGCCTCCTCGCCCTCCGAGACGACTTTGATCGCCAAGCTGCACACCTATCCGAATCTCATCCTGTGGGTGGCGGGCCATCGCCACTACAACACCGTGACCGCCCTGCCGTCGCCTGATGCCAGCCGCCCCGAACTCGGTTTCTGGGAAGTGGAAACAGCCTCGCTGAGAGATTTCCCCCAGCAGTTTCGTATTTTCGATATTGTCCGCAACAGTGACAACTCGCTTTCGATTTTGGCCGCCAATGTCGACCCGGCAGTCACGCCGGGCTCGCCGGCCGCCATATCGCGCGCCTACAGCATTGCGGCTAATGAAATATTCGCCGGCGCGCCGCCTTACTCTCCCAGCGGGGCATACAATGCCGAACTTGTCATCCAGCTAAGCGCCGAAATGCAGGCCGTAATAAAAAACTGCGGAACACCGATTCACGGATAATCGGAT
The sequence above is a segment of the Sporomusaceae bacterium genome. Coding sequences within it:
- a CDS encoding TIGR03768 family metallophosphoesterase, giving the protein MKNSKFSRRKFLKKTGLALAALSALPVRPAWAEQLLANKSLLDNQSAGASYPIAAKVLTTLERTVIPVAVPAASPKPLPNEVSQYSQYGYGAWQTGSGLAFQKRLDLMPPAYSSSSVKNAATLLRFFTMTDIHITDMQSPAQTIYFGLKGQPGMSSAYSPVILYTTHVLDAAVQTVNALHKKAAIDFGLFLGDAINNSQFNELRWYIDILDGKHINPNSDPESVAPAEYLRPFQAAGLDKSIPWYQVRGNHDHFWSGVFAPNDYLKQTLVGESILNIDEQITSDKILDTRGYYMGVVDGSTPYGDVIKAGPQADFATPPTVAANPDRRHIAKNDWIAQFFNTASEPVGHGFPRDSALTGLANYTFEPKANLPIRVIVLDDTENDDTAFGTRANGASGALDEERFAWLVKELDKGQADGKLMIIAAHVPIGIGPMWDTASSPSETTLIAKLHTYPNLILWVAGHRHYNTVTALPSPDASRPELGFWEVETASLRDFPQQFRIFDIVRNSDNSLSILAANVDPAVTPGSPAAISRAYSIAANEIFAGAPPYSPSGAYNAELVIQLSAEMQAVIKNCGTPIHG